The stretch of DNA CGTACGTCGAACAGTCGTCTCGAATCTCGCGAATCCTGTCGACGATGCCCTACTCGGGTAGCTTATGGCAACCATCCGCTCCCGGTTGTCTCTGTCCGGGATGATGAAGTGGTTCGATTCGGCGATGGTCTTGTATTCGATCGTAATCGTGCGAGTTATTTGGTTGCGTTCGGCGCTGCCTCAGTGTCGCTCAGTTCCCCGAACCCGAAGCGGAAGTACCCTCGATCGGCCGACCAAGTCAGAGACGTTTTAATTTATCGTGATTGGAAGCGTTTTCAGCTCGGAGAGCTGAACGACATTGTCGTTCGGCTCTGCTGACGCGTGCGACCTAGGGTTTTCCGAGCGAGCTTTCACCGACGTCTTTGCCGTTGGTGCTTGCCGGGGCGGAATTCGCCTCGACCGGGGCAACATCGACACTGACTTTTAGCGTGTTCGTTCCGCCACCAAGCACCACGCCACGCATTGGGCTGACGTCGCCATAGTCTCGACCGACACAAATGGGGATGTGATCCGTCGAAACCAAACAGGCATTCGTAGGATCGAGTCCCAACCAGCCGAGCTCCTCACCGGCGTAAATCTCTAACCAAGCATGCGACTCGTCCGCCCCGACCAAGCGTTCTTTCCCCGGCGGCGGCTCCGTTCTCAGGTAGCCACTGACATAACGGGCGGCCAATCCGATCGATCGTAGACAAGCGATTTCGACATGGGCGAAGTCCTGGCAAACGCCCGCACGCAACCCAAAAGCTTCTTCGGTCGTCGTGTCGACAGTCGTTGCCGTGGAATCATAGCGAAAGTCGTGGTTAATACGTCGAGTCAGATCGAGCGCCGCTTCGACAATTTTGCGTCCCGGTGCAAACGACTCGCCGGCATACGCGGCAAAGGAATCCGACGGCACGATCCTTGGCGATCGATATCGGTGCTCTTCGATGTGTGGATTCAGCCATCCAGTTTGCTCGCGAAGCGCCTGCTCCCAAGGTATCAGTGCTTCGGCGTCAGAGATCACCGGCTTTGTCACCGTAACACGGCTCTCCACCACTACCCGCAGCGCGGTATGAATCGACTCGATCGAAAACGTGGTGACGAGGTTTCCAAAGTAATCGGAGTGTTCGTCCCAGCTATTCGGATCGGGGTCGATCCGCACCAACGTATCATGACAAACGAGGTTCCCGCCATCGACCGGCTGCATCCGAATCTGGTTTTGACAAGCCGCAACGGGCTCGCTGTAGTGGTACTCGGTTTGGTGACTGATTCGATAGGAAATCTGACGTGGCGATTCGGCAGAGCGTGGCGTCGGCGCCGCCATTTGCCCGTTTGTTTGAATCGGTGCCGGAAATGCCTGAGCCTGAAACGGCTGAGCCGGATTCGGTTGCATCTGAATCGGCTGAGGCTGTGGCGAACGAAGTTGATTCGCGGAAGACTCTGTTGGATGAAAATGACCGTTGTTCATCGCTCCGTCCCCGTCAATTGCTGCGTTGATTCGGTATGGATCAGGTAACGCGCGTTGATCTGGTTGAACAACTCTGGCAGCTCTGCTGCGATCTCTTCGAGCAATCTCTGGAGGTTTTCCAGCCGACCGTCTTTGGCGAGTTCGGAGAGCTTAATCGGATCGGCGGTCGTGACCCGAAACTGTAGTCCCGACACGAGCCGAAGGATCGCATCCAATCCCGCCGGTCCTTCGACCGTCGGAAGCTTGTCCATCAACGAGGCGATTCGATCGAACTGAAACTGCAACGAACGAGGGTTGGTTTCGTCGGTGACCAATAAATCGATCACCGGTGCGAGCTGGACAAGGTTGATGTAGCGCGATCGGTAGGTCATCAAGCAATCAGAAACCTCTAGGGCGGCTTCACAAATTTGCTTGCCGTTCTCCGTCGGCGGACACAACATCGTCGTTACCAAATCACAGATACTTTCGGCGCGCTCGATCCGTCGCCCCAATTCAATAAACTGCCAGACATGCGTGCGTACGACGCTTTCGCTGGTCAGCCCTGCGAGGGCGAGCAAGTCGACGATCAATCGCCCCGAACGATCGAGGGCTTCGTTGATGGTCAACCCCTGTGCGGTGCCCGCGTCGGCGCTCGGTTTCGCCGGCGGGGTTGAGGACTTCGCGGCGGCGTTTACCACTTCAAGATTTGCGTCACGATCGCCCCTTCGTGACTCATCAAAATCGATCGTGTCATCGAAATCGATCGGCCGGTTCAGATCTCGCGCGGCGCGTTGGATGATCCGATACGCATCGATCGACAATCGGTCACGGACCGAAGCCGCGTTGTGCAAGATGGCGTCCATCGATCGACAAAGCGAACGCGACTGAACCCGGTCTAGCACCGCCGCCGGTAAAACTTGGTCGATCGCCGGAAGGTTGCTCGAAAACGGTTCGACGGCATAACTCGGTTCGATCTGCCCTGCCGAAGCGAGGGCGTAAATCAATCGTCGAACCTCAGGCAGTGTTTCCCAGTTATCTTCGCCGGAAACTCGATTGAGTGTCGTTCGCAATAATCGTGCGGCCGACTCGGCGCGTTCGGCATAGCGTCCGAGCCAAAACAGATGTTCCGCGACACGGCTAGGCAAATCCGCGCCGCCGCGACGAATGGTGATCGTTGACTTTGTGTCTTTTAAGAGCGTCTTGTGTTGGTCGACGGATTTATCACTGGTCACCCAGCAATCCAACGTCGTCCCGCCACTGGTCAACGAGCGAGCCAACTCCAGTTCGTCTTGCCCTGCCCTGGCAAGTCCCCCGGGGAGCACTTCGATTCCCTTGGGCGTATTCAACTGAAACGAACGCAACACGACCTTTTGTGATTCGATCGAATCTCCGGTCCACAACGGCGTGCGACTGAACCGCAATCGACGCTGCGCGATGTACCGTTCCGGATTTCGGTTCAGCTTCCCAAGGAACTCTTCTTTCGCCGCTCGATCAAGCTCGGACACGACGATCGGACGTTTCCCGGTAACGATGTAGGCTTCGCGAAACGCAAACTCTTCCAGGTTTTGTAGCACCGCCGCCAAGTCTTCGGCAGCGCCGCACCAGTACGTTTCCGCCGAAGCGAGGGACAACGGCTTCCCGAAAAAGAACTCGTTGGCCTTGCCCAGGTACGCCATCAACGCCGGGGTTTGGGCGAGCACACTGCCCACCGTGTTGACCACCGAAACCGTCCGTCGGCGAATACATCGTAGCAGTCCGGTAGCGCCTTCGATCGACGCGGGATCAAGTTCTAACGGATCGCAGCGACGATCGCTGATATGACGCCACAACACTTGGATCGGCTTTAATCCGCCAAGCGTTTTCATGTGTAGCTCGCCATCGCGGACCGCTAGATCACTTCCCTGAACAAGCAGCAAACCTAAATAGCGCGCCAGATAGGTATCTTCGAATTCTCGGTAGCTCCCACTCGGCGGAGTCAGCAGCGCAATCCTTGGATTGTCTTTTTTAGACGGAGCCAATTGGCGAAGATGGTCGTTGAGCGATTCGAAGAACGATGCCAACCGCTGCGTATTGGTACGGCGGATCAGAGTCGGCGTTACCCGGCTGGTCACGATCCGGTTTTCCAGTAAGTACCCAAGCCCGCTCGGCGCTCGCGTGCGGTCACCAATCACCTTCCATTGGCCATCGGCGTCACGTGCCAAGTCGGTCGCCGAAACGTGTAACTTCTGCACGTTCGGCGACAATTCATGATACGCGCGATCGTAGGTAGGATCTGACCACAGCAGTTCGCCGGGAATGATCCGCTCACGAATCAATCGTTGGGGACCGAGCAGATCCCCGAGTACCGCTTCGAGCAGCATGGTGCGTTCGGCCAAGCCTTCTCGAAGCCGCTGCCACTCGGCCTGCTGAAACAAAAACGGGATCACAGACAGACGCCATGGACGATTGGCATGTGGCTGTGCCGAGCCGGGTGCATGCTCGGCCGGCTGAAACGTCACCCCGTTGTCGTGGATGAACTGATCGACCGATTGCGAACGGAGCTTCAGGATCGACGGACCAAGTTGCTCTAGCTCCGATGAAATCAAGCTCCAATGAGGACGAACCGCACCGGCGACATCAACTCGTTCGTCGAAATCGTTGGTAAAGTTTGTCGAATGGTTCCACAGGGAACTCGATTGAAGCATGGTGTTCAATGAAGGCGGATCCCGGCTGACGTCGCAAACGCCTGAAAGAGCATCGTGTGGCAGTGGTGCGGCACCGCCGTTGTAATTTAGTCGATCGCGGCATCCTTCCCTGTCACCATTTTGCCTTCCGGATAAAGCAATCTCGAATCTTTATCGACGCTCAATCGACAAAACGCGTCGATGTCCGGCCAAATCCTTGACGAAACGGGTCTGACCGTACTCTTCGAACTGTTCGGCAATCTTAACGCAAGCGTCGGCAATCATCGGACTCAGTTCGATGATCAGCCGCCCGCCCGACTTCAGTCGGCCACGAGCCTGGTCGATCAACCGCTCGATCGTTTCGGTCCCTGCAGGCCCGGAAACCAACGCGGTCTTGGGTTCAAAGTCCCGAACCGTACGGTCCAACTCGGCAAATTCAGACTCACTGACATAAGGCGGATTGCTGAGAATCAGATCGAACTGCTGTGACGAATCGATGCTCTCAAGTAAGTCGCTCACGACAAAGTCGACCCGATCGGCAACTTCGTGTTGATCGGCATTCCAGCGAGCGATCTCCAGAGCGGGCTCGCTGATGTCAACGGCGGATAATTTGGCTGATGGACAATGTACGGCAAACGAAACTGCGATCGCCCCACTGCCGGTTCCAATGTCGGCGACCTGAAGCGGTGCGCCTCGATCGTCGCCGCTTGCCGCCTGTAGCGACTTGCCTTGCAGCAACTTCGCACAATCAAGTGCTTCGATCACCAAGTGCTCGGTTTCGGGTCGCGGGATCAGCGTGTGTTCGTTGACTCGAAATCGCAACGAATAAAATTCCTTGTACCCGACCAACAGGGCGACCGGGGTACCCTCACCACGTCGCCGGACGAGTTCACGGAACGCGGCGCGTTGCTCCGCATCGGGTTCCTGCTCGAACGCGGTATACAGCTCGATTCGGCTGCACTGCCGGGCGTGGGCGAGCAAGATTTCTGCATCCAGTCGCGGCGAATCGCTGCCGTGCTTGGAAAAGAAGTCCGTCGTCCACTGCAACAATCGCAGGACGGTCCACGTTTCGGCAGACGTTTGATTCTCAGACATTAATCGATCATGTCCCCACGCATTTGATCACGATCGTACTCGATCAAAGCCTCGGTCACCGGAGCGAGGTCGCCAGCGATGATCTGGTCGAGCTTGTAAATCGTGAGATTGATTCGGTGATCGGTCAGGCGATTTTGGGGAAAGTTGTAGGTACGGATTCGCTGGCTACGGTCTCCCGAACCGATCAAGCCCTTGCGCTGCTCGGCCTGCTTGCTCGCTTCTTCTTCGCGTTTCTTTTCGTAGATCCGCGCTTTCAAAACGCGCAGTGCCTTGGCCAAATTTTTGTGCTGGCTCTTTTCATCCTGGCACTGGACGACGATGCCGGTTTCATGGTGAGTCAATCGGATGGCCGATTCGGTTTTGTTGACGTGCTGCCCGCCCGGACCGCTGGCACCGAACTTGTCGACACGGTAATCGTCCGATTTCAGGTCAACCTCGACGTCTTCAGGCTCCGGCATGACGGCAACGGTTGCGGCGCTGGTGTGAACACGACCCTGGGTTTCCGTCTCGGGAACCCGCTGGACGCGATGACCGCCTGACTCGTAAGCCAAATCACGGAAAACGTTTTCGCCTTCCAAATTCAATGTGATTTCCTTGAACCCGCCCATGTCGGAAACGCTGCTCTCGAGCACTTCGACCTTCCAACCGCGAATTTCTGCATAGCGACGGTACATCTCGAATAAATCCCGCGCGAAAAGTGCGGCTTCTTCGCCGCCCGTCCCTGCGCGGACTTCCATGATGCAGCGGGTTCGGTGCGAATCTTCACCGCCGACGGTCATCGACAGCAGATCCTCCCAAAGCACTTCGCGTTGCTGCCGCAGTTGGGACATTTCCGCTTCCGCCATCTCACGCTCATCGACGTCTTCGGCGGCTTCGGCCATTTCCTTGCACTCGCCAATCTCGGTACTCATCCGCTTGAACTCGCGGTACTTTCCTGCGAGACGGGCCAGTCCGCCATGTTCGCGCGCGGTCGCGCTCATCCGCGCGCCATCACCGAGTACTTCGGGATCAGACATATCGCGTTCGAGTTGCTCGAAGCGTGCGAGTTTTTCTTCCAGCAGGTCGCGGATGCCGCTCATGGGTCTCGGAGATTAAAGAGAAAGAAAGGAGAAGACGCCCATCGATCGGGGGCTTGGCCGACCGGTGCATCGTGTTGAGACCTGCGTCATGAAAGCCTGAACGCGGATCGATCCGATGCTGACTGTAAACAAAAACCGCATGATCCTGTACCGGTGCAAGGGACCATGCGGTTACGTCTGCCTTGTCGTGAACTCCCGACCAAGGGGAATTCACGCGGCCAAAATGGCGTCGCTATTTCTTCTTCTTGCCTTTCTTCTGCAAACTTCCGTAGGAACCCGCAGCAAACTTCTTCTGGAACTTGTCAATTCGTCCCGCGGTGTCCACAAATTTCAGCTTACCGGTGTAAAACGGGTGGCAAGCGTTGCAAATATCGACCTTCATCTCGCTAGGACGAACCGAACGGGTTTCGAAGGAATTTCCGCAACCGCAGACGACGGTAGTTTTTTCGTACTTAGGGTGAATGCCTTCTTTCATGGCACTAATTCTCACATGTCATTCTATGGAGGGGGTGGCCTGGCGAATGTACAGGACCACGAAGCCCCAAAGGATAGGCAAACGACTACCGAATCGGCAAGTGCCATTCAGCTTTTTGACGCAAACATCGTTCCAGCCAGCGGTGTTCCCCGCAAGCACCGCTGCCTTCCGCCACCAGCGAGCATGCAGCAAGCTAAATAGCTGCGGTCCCGGCAAGCTTATCAGAACGGCCACTGAAGTGGGGGAAAGGCCTGTGCTCTCGCCCGGACCGGATTGATTCCCAAGACCAGCCGAACGACATTCGCCAAGGCTGAGCAGCAACAGGCAGAACTCGTGACCGCCGACTGAAGACTCGCTCCCGTATCCCAAATTGGATCAAAGCGTTCGCTTGATCGGAAGCGAATGAGTCACGGCATCGGACTTCAGGAACAAAATCGGGTGCACCGCGTACACGCTTGAGCAAAATCCCGTCCTGCCTGAGCAAAATCCTATACACCTGCGCGAAACCACTGCGTGGCTGGCGAAGAAGCCAACCGGATCGAAACTCAGCCGAGTTCACAACGGCCGAACGGCCTGTCAACCTCGCGAAGCAAGATTAACAGGCCGTCGCCCGACCAGTCTGCACTAGTAATCTTTTGATGTCGTCAAAACACGATCCAATTGATCCGTGATCGCGGGTCGAACTACTCCTTCGGCAACAAGACCTTGTTGATGACATGGATCACGCCGTTGGATGACTCAATGTCTGCCTTGGTGACTTTGGCGTTGTTGATCATGACCGCGTCGCCTTTGGTCGAGATACTGACCGTCGACCCCTGAGCGGTCTTCGCGTCCTCCAACTTCACCACTTGGCTGCTCATCACTTTGCCCGGGACGACGTGATACTTCAGGATGCTGACAAGCTTTTCCTTGTTCTCTGGCTTCAGCAATGTTTCGACGGTTCCATCGGGCAGTGCTTCGAAAGCCTTGTCGGTCGGCGCAAAGACAGTGAATGGACCTTCGCTCGACAACAGCTCGGCGAGCCCGCCTGCCTTGACCGCGGCAACCAAGGTATTGAACTTCTTCGCTTCGACAGCGTTCTCGACGATGGTCTTGTCTGCGGTTCCCGCAAAGGCTTGAACGGCCACGGTGCCAGCCAATACAAACGCCACTGCCATGCTCATGATCTTACGCATTCGTTCTCTCCACGTTTCGATTTGGAAGATGGTCTGCGAAAGTTTCGCAAGGCAACGTGCTTGCGATGGAGGGATGATGAAACCTTCGCGGCGACCCGATCTTCGCTTGGGGTGCGATCGAACTGTGCGACCACGGCAAGTGAAAAACGGTCGCCGAAAGAGATTTTTTTTGAACGCTTGACCGACAGATATAAAGACGATTCGTTCGCTCACTTCTTACTGACTTAGGCTTGGTAAAAAAGTTCTCCGGCGCGGTGTTAACGCAACGTTCTGCGAGCGGTTACACGAATTTGTTGCCACAACGCGTCGGACGTTCTCCGTGCAAATGACCAGGCATTGTTCTCCGCATCTGCTTCTTTTCCGAGCAGCCAACAAGCCGCAGTCGGCGCCCTGGCCATTGATCATGACGCCGTCAAACACGGTGAATTCACGTTTCCGCGAATACCAGTGTTAACGCGATGCGGTTTGGTTGCTCGCTCAGCTACCAAACTGGTTTCATATGAACTGCGATGACAACACCGCCCAGGGTCGCAGAGACGTCAAAAAATTGAACAACTTTTTCGAACCAGTAGCCGCGAAGATTCTGGTCAGAGAAAAAAGATTGACGACGCGTGAATCCGCTTAGAAAACGGGATACCGCGACACCAGAACGCACGTACTGACCGGCGAACGGCTTTCGCAATGTCACCCTGTCATGCGATGTTCATCACTATCTAAAAATCGGGCTTGACCAATTAGCCGATCGATGTGCGTGATGCCCCAACAACGTGCCGGGTTTGGTGGCGCAGGAATGGAAGGCAAGCCGGTGTAGAAGCGACTTCGCGGGGCGTCGAACCAACAAATCAAAGCTGCCCCGACTGACGCATTTCTTCGGCTACCGAATCGATGATGTCGTCAAGGTTTTTTGATGCAATGAAACCGATCGTTTCTTTGATTCGAGTCAGATCGGGCACACGGCGACGAATATCTTCGAACGATTCGTCATACGCATCGGCGTATGACTGATACTTGATGTCGACCTTTGGATTCACACGTTCGATCACACGCTTGGCCAAATCAAGAATGGAGATTGGCGAATCACTGCCGATGTTGTAAACCCGCCCGTGCGCACCGGATTTTTCGACCAAACTGACGACGGCATGGACGACGTCATCGACATGGGCAAAACACCGGATCTGTTTACCGTCGTCGTGAACGACCAACGATTCGCCTCGCAGGGCTGCGGCGACGAATCGTGGCAAGACCATACCGTAGGCACCAGTTTGACGAGGCCCGACGACATTGAAGAAGCGACCTACGACGACAGGTAGTTGGCGTTCCTTATGAAACGCGAGGGCTAAGAACTCGTCGATCGCCTTGCTGACCCCGTAACTCCAACGCGGCTTCGTTGTCGCACCAAACACCAAGTCGTCTTCTTCACACCACGTGTCCTTAGGATTCTTTCCATACACTTCGCTAGTGCTGGCGATAAAGCACGGGACAAGTTTTCCGCGTCGGGCGCGTTCGCCGAGACGGTCGAGAATCAATTGTGTCGGATAAACGTTGCGCTCGATCGTTTGGATGGGCTGCTTCGCGATCAATGCGACGCCAACCGCGGCGGCTAAGTGATAAACACAATCGGCACGCCCGACGACCTCCGCGACCAAACGGTCGTCCTCCACACCGCCATCGATAAACTCTAGCCGCGGGTGGCCGAGAATTGCTTCGAGATTGGCCCGATTGCCGGTCGAAAGGTCGTCAACGATCAGAACGTGGTCGCCGCGGTCAAGCAATTTCTGCGCAAGGTGCGACCCGATGAACCCGGCTCCACCGGTGATCAGCTGTGTTTTTCCCGTGGGAGCGATTTCGTTCACTTCTTCAGATGCCGTTCAAGAGTTCGGACAGTGGGCAGTTCAGGCGAATGGGGGCCCAAATCGAACCTCCGAGCAACCCAAAGCACAGTTGTACGCGTCGACTAAGCCGGATGGTTCACCGGTATCGATGGAAACTTTCCACCGCTAAATTGGATTAATCTTCCCCCATCGCCGTCATCGGCTCAATAATTCCGCCGTCGACCAACGCCCTTCCCTCCGATAACGATTGATTGCCATGATTCAACATGACACCGTCCGTACCGGATTCATCGCCATTGTGATCGGATTAACCGGAGGCCTGGCCCCGGTCGGATGTGGTGATTTTGGAACAGCAACGGCGGTCGCTGCGGAATCTACCGAGGAATCGATCGCGCTGTACGCCGACGCGGCAAACGCCCAAACGGGCGGTGCCTACCCATTGGCGATCGACAACTGGAAAAAGTTTCTTGACAAATACCCCGATGACAAGCTGGCCAGCAAGGCGGCGCACTACCTCGGGGTTTGTCACATGCAAAAGCAAACGCCCGATTACGTCGCCGCCGCAGAGGCGTTCGCACTTGCGCTGAAAGACAAAGAATATGAGCTGCGTGAGGAAAGTCTCGCCAACCTAGGGTGGTGCTACTATGCCGCCGCCGGTGATGGCCCCAAGCGTGACGAAACACTGCTTCGCAAAACGATCGACACGTTTGATCTGTTGCGAAAGGAAAGCCCCCGAGGCGACTATGCCGATCGCGCGCTCTTTTACACCGGCGAGGCAGCTTACGGGTTGGGCGACCTAGAGAAAGCTGTCGACGCCTACAATCGGTTCCTTAAACTCGCGAAAGCCAAGGACTCTCCGCTTCGCTGCGATACCCTTTATGCCCGAGGCATCGCCTACGAAGAACTGGGCGAAGCGAAAAAAGCGATCGCCTCGTTTGACGAACTCTTGGAAAGCTGTGCCGATAGCCCGCTGGTTGCTGACGTCTTGTTGCGCCGCGGTGACCTGAGTATCGCCGCTAAGAATTTTGAAGCGGCGATCGAATCGTTCGACCAAGTCCTCGCTAAAGCTCAAGCGGATGAAGACAAAGCGTATGCGATCTTTCGCCAAGCGTACGCATTGGTGCAAGCGGGGAAACCGAGTGAGGCCGCACTCCGCTACGACCGGCTAGAAAAGGAGTTTTCAAACACACCGTATGCGGCCAATGCGACCTTGGCCGCCGGGCAAAGTCTCTATCGAGCCGGTGACACGGACCGAGCAGCCGAGCGGTTCCAGGCGGTGATCACGCAAAACAATCCGGCCGCGGCCACCGAAGCAGCCCACTGGCTTGCGCGTATCGCGATCGCCAAAAACGCCCCGGAGGCGGCCGCAAAAATTGCACGAGAACAAATCGATCGCGGGGCCGAAGGTGACTTCCTGTTTGACTTGAAGGTGGACTTCGCCGAAGCACTCGCCGCGACCCCCGCGACGGTAGCCGAATCAATCCAGGTCGCCGAAGAAGCTTACCGTAGCGCGCCCGACGATCCGCTCGCCCCCCGCGCTCTCTACAACGCCGCATTTTCACTGCTGCAACTTAACAACTACCCAAAAGCGGGTGAGCTTGCCGGCGAGTTCTTGCGGCGTTTCTCGGGTGACCCGTTGGCGGCAGACGTCAAGTTTATCGCCGCCGAGAGCGACCTGATGACCGGCAAGATCGACGACGCAATCACGAAGTATCGGAGCTTGCTCGATCAATCGAACGCCGACGAACCCCAACGCCCCGTTTGGGTGCTTCGCACCGCGATGGCCTTGAATCGCAAACAAGACTATGACGCTTGTATCGAGTTGCTAAAGAACGAATACGAAACCATTCAAGTGGATTCTCAAAAAGCGGAGGCACAGTTCCTGGTCGGCCAAGCCCACATGCTCTCCGATCGTCCGGCCGACGCCGCGGTGTCGTTTTCTCGCTGTGCGTCGCTTGTTCCGGGAACCCCTCGTGGTGACGAAGCAACCCTTTTGCGTGGCACCGCATTGCTTGCTGCCGGCCAAAGTGATCAGGCCACGACCGAATGGCAATCTCTGATCGACGCAAACGGATCGACCCGGATGGCCGATCAAGCACGATACAAGCTTGCCCAACAAGCCGCGGACGCCTTGCGTCACGAAGACGCAATCGCGTTGTATCGTCAAATCATCGATGCAAAACGCGACCCTGGCTTGATTCCGTATGCCTTGTATGGACTTGGCTGGTCAAGCATGGAACTCAATCGCCATCAAGAAGCGATCGCGCCGCTTAGTGAATTGATCGATCAATCTGCCGACCACCCGTTATTCGATGATGCCTTGATCGCCCGTGGGATCAGCCACCGCACGGTCAACGACCTGCCCGCGGCCACGCAAGACTTGGAGCAATACCTGGAATTGAAACCGACCGGTGAGAACCTGGGGCACGCCTTGTTTGAAATGGCGATCGTCGACCAAAAGAGCGACCGCAATGACCAAGCCGCCGAACGACTCGTCCGACTGATCAACGAAGTCCCCGACTATCCGGGGCTGGACGAAGTGATCTACGAATTGGCTTGGTCATACCGGCAAGCGAACAACGATTCCGCCTCGGTCAAACAATTCAAACAACTGTTCGATCGTTACCCCGAATCGAACTATGCAGGAGAAGCCGCCTACTTCGTTGCCCAAGACGCTTATCGTCAAGCGGATTGGTCGACTGCGGCGAAGTACTTTCGTACCGCCGCCGAAAAAACCGATGATGCATCGACCAGCGAAAAAGCCCTGTACCGATTAGGCTGGTCACTGTTCAAAGACGCCAAACTGGGGGAAGCCCAACAAGCGTTCGCAGAACAAGCGAATAAGCATCCCCAAGGCAAAATGGCAATCGATGCCCAAATGATGGTCGGCGAATGTGCCTTCAAGTCGAAAAACTATAAAGAGGCGATGGCAGCCTATGCCGAAGGCCGCAAACACATTCAAACCAACGATGACTCTGCCAAGTCGATTAACGAAGCCGCCGAACGACAGGTCCGCGAATTGATCCTGCTACACGGCGGACAATCCGCCGCGCAACTGAAACAATGGGACGATGCGATCGCGTGGTATGACGAATTGAAAACCCGCTTCCCCGCGACTGCCTATTTGCCCCAGGTTTACTACGAGACAGGCGTTGCCTACCAGCAAAAAGGTGATACGGATCGCGCCCTGGAATACTTTAAACAGGTAGCCGAACGGTATCGTCGCCGTGAAGTTGGCGCGCGGGCTCGCTTCATGTCCGGCGAAATCTACTTTGGCAACAAACAGTTCGACAAAGCAATCCCAGAATTTCAAGCGGTGATGTTTGGGTTTGGAAGCGAGAACGCGCCCGCCGAAATCAAGAACTGGCAAGCCAAGAGCGGTTTCGAAGCGGGTCGATGCAGCGAGTTATTGATGCAGAGCGCCAAGACGACAGATGCCCGCAATCGAGCCAAAAAATTCGCAACGCAGTTTTACCAGTATGTCGTGGACAAACATGCCGGCCATGAACTGGTCGAGAAATCAGCGGCACGTTTAAAGGCACTGCA from Roseiconus lacunae encodes:
- a CDS encoding transglutaminase family protein, whose amino-acid sequence is MNNGHFHPTESSANQLRSPQPQPIQMQPNPAQPFQAQAFPAPIQTNGQMAAPTPRSAESPRQISYRISHQTEYHYSEPVAACQNQIRMQPVDGGNLVCHDTLVRIDPDPNSWDEHSDYFGNLVTTFSIESIHTALRVVVESRVTVTKPVISDAEALIPWEQALREQTGWLNPHIEEHRYRSPRIVPSDSFAAYAGESFAPGRKIVEAALDLTRRINHDFRYDSTATTVDTTTEEAFGLRAGVCQDFAHVEIACLRSIGLAARYVSGYLRTEPPPGKERLVGADESHAWLEIYAGEELGWLGLDPTNACLVSTDHIPICVGRDYGDVSPMRGVVLGGGTNTLKVSVDVAPVEANSAPASTNGKDVGESSLGKP
- a CDS encoding circularly permuted type 2 ATP-grasp protein, with translation MLQSSSLWNHSTNFTNDFDERVDVAGAVRPHWSLISSELEQLGPSILKLRSQSVDQFIHDNGVTFQPAEHAPGSAQPHANRPWRLSVIPFLFQQAEWQRLREGLAERTMLLEAVLGDLLGPQRLIRERIIPGELLWSDPTYDRAYHELSPNVQKLHVSATDLARDADGQWKVIGDRTRAPSGLGYLLENRIVTSRVTPTLIRRTNTQRLASFFESLNDHLRQLAPSKKDNPRIALLTPPSGSYREFEDTYLARYLGLLLVQGSDLAVRDGELHMKTLGGLKPIQVLWRHISDRRCDPLELDPASIEGATGLLRCIRRRTVSVVNTVGSVLAQTPALMAYLGKANEFFFGKPLSLASAETYWCGAAEDLAAVLQNLEEFAFREAYIVTGKRPIVVSELDRAAKEEFLGKLNRNPERYIAQRRLRFSRTPLWTGDSIESQKVVLRSFQLNTPKGIEVLPGGLARAGQDELELARSLTSGGTTLDCWVTSDKSVDQHKTLLKDTKSTITIRRGGADLPSRVAEHLFWLGRYAERAESAARLLRTTLNRVSGEDNWETLPEVRRLIYALASAGQIEPSYAVEPFSSNLPAIDQVLPAAVLDRVQSRSLCRSMDAILHNAASVRDRLSIDAYRIIQRAARDLNRPIDFDDTIDFDESRRGDRDANLEVVNAAAKSSTPPAKPSADAGTAQGLTINEALDRSGRLIVDLLALAGLTSESVVRTHVWQFIELGRRIERAESICDLVTTMLCPPTENGKQICEAALEVSDCLMTYRSRYINLVQLAPVIDLLVTDETNPRSLQFQFDRIASLMDKLPTVEGPAGLDAILRLVSGLQFRVTTADPIKLSELAKDGRLENLQRLLEEIAAELPELFNQINARYLIHTESTQQLTGTER
- the prmC gene encoding peptide chain release factor N(5)-glutamine methyltransferase: MSENQTSAETWTVLRLLQWTTDFFSKHGSDSPRLDAEILLAHARQCSRIELYTAFEQEPDAEQRAAFRELVRRRGEGTPVALLVGYKEFYSLRFRVNEHTLIPRPETEHLVIEALDCAKLLQGKSLQAASGDDRGAPLQVADIGTGSGAIAVSFAVHCPSAKLSAVDISEPALEIARWNADQHEVADRVDFVVSDLLESIDSSQQFDLILSNPPYVSESEFAELDRTVRDFEPKTALVSGPAGTETIERLIDQARGRLKSGGRLIIELSPMIADACVKIAEQFEEYGQTRFVKDLAGHRRVLSIERR
- the prfA gene encoding peptide chain release factor 1 produces the protein MSGIRDLLEEKLARFEQLERDMSDPEVLGDGARMSATAREHGGLARLAGKYREFKRMSTEIGECKEMAEAAEDVDEREMAEAEMSQLRQQREVLWEDLLSMTVGGEDSHRTRCIMEVRAGTGGEEAALFARDLFEMYRRYAEIRGWKVEVLESSVSDMGGFKEITLNLEGENVFRDLAYESGGHRVQRVPETETQGRVHTSAATVAVMPEPEDVEVDLKSDDYRVDKFGASGPGGQHVNKTESAIRLTHHETGIVVQCQDEKSQHKNLAKALRVLKARIYEKKREEEASKQAEQRKGLIGSGDRSQRIRTYNFPQNRLTDHRINLTIYKLDQIIAGDLAPVTEALIEYDRDQMRGDMID
- the rpmE gene encoding 50S ribosomal protein L31, with the translated sequence MKEGIHPKYEKTTVVCGCGNSFETRSVRPSEMKVDICNACHPFYTGKLKFVDTAGRIDKFQKKFAAGSYGSLQKKGKKKK
- a CDS encoding fasciclin domain-containing protein → MRKIMSMAVAFVLAGTVAVQAFAGTADKTIVENAVEAKKFNTLVAAVKAGGLAELLSSEGPFTVFAPTDKAFEALPDGTVETLLKPENKEKLVSILKYHVVPGKVMSSQVVKLEDAKTAQGSTVSISTKGDAVMINNAKVTKADIESSNGVIHVINKVLLPKE